The nucleotide sequence GCGCCGCCGCGGCCGTCGCTGATGCGGTAGGTGCCCGCGCTGTGCCAGGCCATCCGGATCATGAACGGGCCGTAGTTGCCGAAGTCGGCCGGCCACCAGTCCTGCGAGGTGGTCAGCACCTCGGCGATGTCCTGCTTGACGGCGGCGAGATCAAGGGAGTTGAACGCCTCGGCGTAGTCGAACTCCTCGCCGAGCGGGTTGGCCACCGCGGGGTTCTTCGCGAGGATCTTGAGATTGAGCCGCTCGGGCCACCACTCGCGGTTTCCGCCGCCCTGCGTGGGGTGCGGAGCGCGGTCGTGCGCGACGGGGCAGCCGCCGCTCTCCGCCTGTCCGTCGGTCTTCGCGTCTACGACGATCGCGTCATGGTTCTCAGACATGGGAATCCTCTCAGACATGGGAATCTTTCCGGACAAAGCAGATAGACCCTGCCGTACTGGAGTCTTCCCCGTCCCTTGGTTATTGCCGGAACCGATCCTACGATGGATGCTGTCCAAGTCAAGAAGAGTGCCAAGTGTATATGTCGTCATAACTCGGACGTTCACAGGTGAACTTCGAATATCCCACGGACCCGAATAGGTGAACCGATATGAGTGACCTGCTGGAGCGACTGCGGGGGCGCAGCTGGCGGTTGACCTCCCAGCGGCGTGTCGTCGCACAGGTCCTCGACGGTGACCATGTGCATCTCACCGCTGACGAGGTGCACGCGCGCGCCGCGCGGCTGTTGCCCGAGATCTCCCGTGCGACGGTCTACAACACCCTGGGTGAGCTGGTCTCCATCGGTGAGGTGACAGAGGTCTCCACCGACGGGCGCGCCAAGCGGTACGACCCCAACGCACACCACCCGCATCAGCACTTGGTGTGCTCCGGCTGCGGGGCGGTCCGTGACGTCCACCCGACCGGTGACCCGTTGGCGGCCCTGCCGGCCGACGAGCGGTTCGGCTTCACGGTGTCGGCGGCCGAGGTCACGTACCGCGGACTGTGCCCGTCGTGCACTGTTCATCAGGACGTCGACGTCCGGGCACCCGGCGACGGCTCCGTGGCGCCCGCCTAACGGCGCCGCACCCTCATACCCCCTACACACGCGCGGGAAGTGGCAGGCCGGCACTTCCCGCGCTTCGGCGTTGCCGTACCCCTTGTCGGCATGTCCGGGAGCGCCTAGCATCGCTGCATTCCGTCGAATCGAATCGATTCGACGGGTGTTCGACGACACATCGACGGCACGTCGACCACCCGTCGAACCTCCGTCTTCTCACAGAGCCGTAGACCGAACGGAGAGCCGCCACCATGCACCTCCCCCGCCGACGCCCACCGGCGTCGGCCGCGATCGCCTGCGCCACCGCCTTCCTGACCCTGGCCGGTCTCACCGGCTGCGGGAACGTCCCCGACCCCGGCACGATCACCGTGCTGAACTCGGCCACGGACACCCATGAACACGATCAGGAACAGAAGTTCTTCGACGCGTGCGCCGAGCCGCTCGGAGTCAAGGTCAGGCAGACCAGCGTGCCGGCCGACCAGGTGGTGTCGAAGGCGTTGCGCATGGCCTCGTCCCACTCGCTGACCGACATCCTGGAGCTGGACGGCTCCGAGGTGCCGCAGTTCGCCGACACGGGTGGCCTCGTACCGCTGAAGAGCGCCGGTGTGGACGTGGCGGGGATGTCGGGCAGCGCCATCACCATGGGCAGCTTCAAGGGCACGCTCTACGGCATCGCCCGTTCGGTGAACTCGCTCGCCCTGTTCTACAACGTGGACCTGCTCAAGAAGGCCGGTGTCGAGCCGCCCACCACCTGGGACGAGCTCAAGACCGCCGCGAAGACACTGACGCGCGGCAAGACGTACGGGATGGCCTTCAGCGCGACGCCGGACGCCGACGGCGTCTACCAGTTCCTGCCGTTCTTCTGGTCGGCGGGCGGCGACGAGGCCCATCTCGACGACGGCAAGGGCGCGCCCGCGCTGCAGCTGTGGAAGGACCTGGTCGGCCAGAAGTCGGCGTCGAGCGCCGCGGTCACCTGGAACCAGCAGGACGTCAACGACCAGTTCATCGCGGGCCGTACGGCGATGATGATCAACGGTCCCTGGCAGGTCCCGGTGCTGAGCGAGCAGAAGGACCTGCACTGGGCGGTGGCCGCGATACCCGTCCCCGAGGCGGGCCGGCCGCCGGTTCCGCCGATCGGTGGCACGGTGATGAGCGTCCCGCAGACCAAGGACAAGGGGCGGCAGCGGATCGCGGCGAAGATCATCAACTGTCTCAACGAGCAGAAGAACCAAGTGGCTTGGGGCGAGGCAGTCAACAACGTACCCACCCGGACCTCGGCGGCGGCCGCGTACAAGGCCAAGAACCCGAAGCTCGGGGCCTTCGCCGACGAGGTCGCGACGGCGCGCTCGCGCACCGACCGGGTCGGTGCCGACTGGCCGGTCGTCTCCGACGCCCTGTCCGGCGCCTTCCAGTCCGTACTGACCGGCCGCTCCACCCCTGAAGCGGCGCTGGAGCAGGCCCAGTCACGGGCCACGGCCGGCGAGTGAGGAGACGACTGCCATGACCATCACCGCCGCCGTTCCGGCGCCTTCGACGGGCACCGCCGCAGCCACGGGGACACCCGGGGCGAACCGGCGCCGCAGCGCACTGCTGCGCTGGGGCTTCGTCGCTCCCGCCGTCCTGTACATGCTGGCCTTCTTCGGCTACCCGCTCGTCCGCAACATCGTGATGAGCTTCCAGCACTACACACCGCGCACCTTCTTCACCGGTGAGTCGCCGTTCAACGGATTCGACAACTGGCGCGGTGTGTTCGACAACCCGCTGTTCACCGGCTCCCTCTGGCACACCCTGGTCTTCACCCTCGGCTCGCTGCTCGGCCAGTTCGTCATCGGCCTGGCGCTCGCCGTGTTCTTCTCCCGCCGCTTCCGGCTCTCGGGATTCGTGCGCGCCGTACTGCTGCTGCCCTGGCTGGTGCCGATGGTGGTGTCGGCGGTCGTCTGGCGAAAACTCCTCGACCAGGACACCGGCGTCGTCAACAGCCTACTGATGGACCTGCACCTCGTCTCGTCGCCGGTCTCCTGGCTCAGCAGCCCGAGCGTCGCCCTGCTGTCGGCGATCCTGGTCAACGTCTGGATCGGCATCCCGTTCAACATGGTGATCCTGTACGGCGGGCTCCAGGAGATCCCGCGCGATCTGTACGAGGCCGCGTCCCTGGACGGCGCCGGCGGCTGGCGCACGTTCCGCAGTGTCACCCTGCCGCTGCTGCGCCCGGTGGTGACCGTCGTTCTCGTCCTGGGCTTCATGTCGACAGTGAAGATCCTCGATCTGATCCTGGCGCTGACCGGCGGCGGCCCCGCCGACTCCACGCAGACCCTCGGCACGGTCACCTACCAGCTCTCCTTCCAGCAACTGGACTTCGGGCAGGGCGCGGTGGTCGGCAACATCCTCATTCTTGTCAGCGCGGTGTTCGCCGTGCTCTATCTGCGCCTCAACCGCGCCGACTTCGGCCAGGGGAAGTGATCGCCATGTCCACCCGCCACCTGCGCAGGGGCACGAACACCGTCGCCGCACTGATCATTCTGGTCGTCCTGCTGTTCCCGCTCTACTGGATGCTCAACATCGCCCTCCAGCCGGGCGAGAGTCTGGCCTCCACCGACTGGTTCCCGACGGCGCCCGGCTGGGAGAACTTCCACCGCGCGCTCAGCAGTCAGGGCGGCTCGCTCGGCACCAGCCTGGTCGTGGCGCTCGGCGCCGTGGTGGTGTGCCTCGCGCTCGCCGCACCGGCCGCGTACGGCCTCGCGCAGCTCGGGCTGCGCGGCAGCCGCACCATGGTCTTCGGCACGCTCATCACCCAGATGGTGCCGGGCATCGTCATCGCCAACGCGCTCTACAGCGCCTACGTCGACCTGAGCCTGGTCAATTCGACGTTCGGCCTCATCCTCGCCGACGCCTCGCTCGGACTGCCTTTCTCGATCGTGCTGTTGCGGGCCTTCATGGTGTCCATACCGAGGGAGGTCGTGGAGGCGGCGCTGGTGGACGGGGCGAACCGCTTCACCGCGTTCTGGCGGATCGTCCTGCCGATGAGCCGCAACGCCCTCATCACCTCGGGCCTGTTCGCCTTCCTCTTCGCCTGGTCGGACTTCATGTTCGCGCTGACCCTCAACACCACCGACGACGTCAAGCCGATCACCCTGTCCATGTACGAGTACATCGGCGCCCATGTCAGCGACTGGGGCGCGGTCATGGCGACGGCGGTGGTATCCGCCGTACCGGCCGCGATCCTGCTCGTGGTGGCTCAGAAGTACGTGGCAGCCGGCATCACCGGCGGCTCGGTCAAGTAGCCCCGCAGCGGCCCGCGTTCACTCCACCGCACCGCATTCACCACAGACCCGAAAGGGCCCGGCACGACCATGAGCACTCCCTTCCCCGTTCTTCCCCGGGGCTTCACCTTCGGTACCGCGACGGCGAGTTACCAGATCGAGGGCGCCCACGACGAGGACGGCCGCGGTCCTTCGATCTGGGACACCTTCAGTCATACCCCCGGCCGTACCAAGGACGGCGCCACGGGTGACACGGCCTGCGACCACTACCACCGCTACCCCGAGGACGTGGCGCTGCTGCGCGACCTCGGCGTCGACTCGTACCGCTTCTCCGTCGCCTGGCCACGGATCCAGCCGACGGGTACGGGACCGGCGAACGCCAAGGGCCTCGACTTCTACGACCGGCTCACCGACGAACTGCTCGGCGCCGAAATCGCGCCCGCCGTCACCCTCTACCACTGGGACCTGCCACAGGCCCTTGAGGACCTGGGCGGCTGGCGGACACGGGAGACGGCCGAGCACTTCGCCGAGTACACCCGTCTGGTGGCGGAGCGGCTCGGGGACCGGGTCGCGCGCTGGATCACCCTCAACGAGCCGTTCTGCACGGCCTTTTCGGGCTACGCGGAAGGCCGGCACGCTCCCGGTGCCCAGGAGGGCACACCGGCGCTGGCCGCCGCCCACCATCTGCTGGTCGCCCACGGCAACGCCGTGCGCGTGCTGCGCGAGACGGGTGCACGGGAGGTCGGCATCACCCTCAACATCGACCTGGTCGAGGCCGCATCGCCGGCGCCCGCCGATGTGGCGGCGGCGCGCCGGGCCGGGACGCTGCACAACGACGTCTGGACCGAGCCCCTGTTCGCCGGGCGCTATCCGGCGACGGAGGCGGAGACCTGGGGCGCGCTCGCCGACGGCTCGTACCGCGAGGACGGCGATCTGGCGCTGATCGGCGCGCCGCTCGACTTCGTCGGCATCAACTTCTACCGTCCGCTGACCTTCGCGGACGCACCGCACACGGAACCCGAGGAGAGCCGGCGCAGCGCCGTCGACATCGGGGTGCGGCCGGTCGATCCGTACGGCAGCCGCCATACGACGATGGGCTGGCCGGTCGTACCGGAGGCGTTCACCACACTGCTGACCGGTCTGGTGGCGCGCTACCCGGAGCTGCCGCCGGTGTACATCACCGAGAACGGTTCGGCCGAGGCCGACACCGTCGCTCCGGACGGCGCGGTGCACGACCAGGACCGGGTGACGTATCTGCACGACCATCTGACCGCCGTGGCAGCCGCGATCGACGCGGGGGTGGAGGTGCGCGGCTACTACGTGTGGTCACTGCTGGACAACTTCGAGTGGGCGCACGGCTATCGGCAGCGCTTCGGGATCGTACGCGTCGACTACGACACGCAGAAACGCACACCGAAGGACAGTTACCACTGGTTCCGGCGGCTGATCGAAGGACACCGCGCCATGGACGACGCCGACCGCGCCCCCGTACAGGAGAGCCGATGAAGTTCACCGACGGCTACTGGCTGATGCGCCCCGGCGTCAGCGCCCATCACGCGGCGTCCGTGGCCGACGCCGTGGTCACCGATGACCGGCTGACGCTGTACGCGCCGGTGGGCCGGGTCACGCACCGGGGCGACACGCTCAACGGGCCGTTGCTGACCGTGGACTGCTGGTCGCCCGCCGAGGGCGTGATCGGCGTCCGTACGACCCACCACGGCGGACGGGCGCCCCGGCGGCCCGAGTTCGCCCTCACCCCGGCGGAGCAGTCGGCGGCCAAGACCGTACGCGAGGGCTCGGCCGTCGAACTCATCTCCGGCGAGTTGTCGTTGAAGGTCGACACCGAGGCGCCGTGGCGGCTGGACTTCAGCGCGGGCGGCCGGACCCTCACCTCGGTCGGCAGGCGCGGCACCGGCTTCGCGACCGACGCCGAAGGA is from Streptomyces sp. NBC_00370 and encodes:
- a CDS encoding extracellular solute-binding protein — translated: MHLPRRRPPASAAIACATAFLTLAGLTGCGNVPDPGTITVLNSATDTHEHDQEQKFFDACAEPLGVKVRQTSVPADQVVSKALRMASSHSLTDILELDGSEVPQFADTGGLVPLKSAGVDVAGMSGSAITMGSFKGTLYGIARSVNSLALFYNVDLLKKAGVEPPTTWDELKTAAKTLTRGKTYGMAFSATPDADGVYQFLPFFWSAGGDEAHLDDGKGAPALQLWKDLVGQKSASSAAVTWNQQDVNDQFIAGRTAMMINGPWQVPVLSEQKDLHWAVAAIPVPEAGRPPVPPIGGTVMSVPQTKDKGRQRIAAKIINCLNEQKNQVAWGEAVNNVPTRTSAAAAYKAKNPKLGAFADEVATARSRTDRVGADWPVVSDALSGAFQSVLTGRSTPEAALEQAQSRATAGE
- a CDS encoding carbohydrate ABC transporter permease; translated protein: MSTRHLRRGTNTVAALIILVVLLFPLYWMLNIALQPGESLASTDWFPTAPGWENFHRALSSQGGSLGTSLVVALGAVVVCLALAAPAAYGLAQLGLRGSRTMVFGTLITQMVPGIVIANALYSAYVDLSLVNSTFGLILADASLGLPFSIVLLRAFMVSIPREVVEAALVDGANRFTAFWRIVLPMSRNALITSGLFAFLFAWSDFMFALTLNTTDDVKPITLSMYEYIGAHVSDWGAVMATAVVSAVPAAILLVVAQKYVAAGITGGSVK
- a CDS encoding GH1 family beta-glucosidase, translated to MSTPFPVLPRGFTFGTATASYQIEGAHDEDGRGPSIWDTFSHTPGRTKDGATGDTACDHYHRYPEDVALLRDLGVDSYRFSVAWPRIQPTGTGPANAKGLDFYDRLTDELLGAEIAPAVTLYHWDLPQALEDLGGWRTRETAEHFAEYTRLVAERLGDRVARWITLNEPFCTAFSGYAEGRHAPGAQEGTPALAAAHHLLVAHGNAVRVLRETGAREVGITLNIDLVEAASPAPADVAAARRAGTLHNDVWTEPLFAGRYPATEAETWGALADGSYREDGDLALIGAPLDFVGINFYRPLTFADAPHTEPEESRRSAVDIGVRPVDPYGSRHTTMGWPVVPEAFTTLLTGLVARYPELPPVYITENGSAEADTVAPDGAVHDQDRVTYLHDHLTAVAAAIDAGVEVRGYYVWSLLDNFEWAHGYRQRFGIVRVDYDTQKRTPKDSYHWFRRLIEGHRAMDDADRAPVQESR
- a CDS encoding carbohydrate ABC transporter permease is translated as MTITAAVPAPSTGTAAATGTPGANRRRSALLRWGFVAPAVLYMLAFFGYPLVRNIVMSFQHYTPRTFFTGESPFNGFDNWRGVFDNPLFTGSLWHTLVFTLGSLLGQFVIGLALAVFFSRRFRLSGFVRAVLLLPWLVPMVVSAVVWRKLLDQDTGVVNSLLMDLHLVSSPVSWLSSPSVALLSAILVNVWIGIPFNMVILYGGLQEIPRDLYEAASLDGAGGWRTFRSVTLPLLRPVVTVVLVLGFMSTVKILDLILALTGGGPADSTQTLGTVTYQLSFQQLDFGQGAVVGNILILVSAVFAVLYLRLNRADFGQGK
- a CDS encoding Fur family transcriptional regulator, which codes for MSDLLERLRGRSWRLTSQRRVVAQVLDGDHVHLTADEVHARAARLLPEISRATVYNTLGELVSIGEVTEVSTDGRAKRYDPNAHHPHQHLVCSGCGAVRDVHPTGDPLAALPADERFGFTVSAAEVTYRGLCPSCTVHQDVDVRAPGDGSVAPA